A genomic segment from Leptolyngbya boryana PCC 6306 encodes:
- a CDS encoding ribbon-helix-helix domain-containing protein produces MHTLTRTSTTEMEVTSIRLERELKEELKALSGNQGYQALIRDILWNYVQQRSGSYSPSLSSADVRATLSATAQTDDRCALTGKPIRSGENILLGLTIEGNLIPLSLGSLP; encoded by the coding sequence ATGCATACCTTAACTCGCACCAGCACAACGGAAATGGAAGTGACGAGCATCCGTTTAGAGCGTGAGTTGAAGGAGGAGCTAAAAGCACTTTCTGGCAACCAAGGCTATCAAGCGCTCATTCGCGACATTTTGTGGAACTATGTGCAACAGCGATCGGGCAGCTATTCCCCCTCTCTCTCATCCGCCGATGTGCGTGCTACTCTATCTGCTACCGCTCAAACCGACGATCGCTGCGCCCTTACTGGCAAACCTATCCGCTCCGGCGAGAACATACTCTTGGGACTCACGATCGAAGGCAATCTTATTCCTCTCAGTCTGGGCAGTCTGCCTTAA
- the smc gene encoding chromosome segregation protein SMC → MYVKRVELTNFKSFGGTTPIPLLPGFTVISGPNGSGKSNLLDALLFCLGLAGSKGMRAERLPDLVNHAQATKGRATVEAAVTTVFDLSDELDLFNALSNPDESNIDVSLNEPSQSSANGHHENGHVSAPDVVYELNGSENGNSNGEINVEWKVTRKLRVTQQGTYTSNYFINDEPCTLTELHEQLNRMRIYPEGYNVVLQGDVTRIISMNGRERREIIDELAGVASFDRKINQAKDKLDAVKDQEDKFHIVERELIEQRDRLAQDRIKAEKYKKLRAELQAKEQWEVVIRYEQAAQGVRKLQEQIQSDETAIADLTEQLAALQLEINQVTAELEKLNAHVRSLGEEEQIAVQSTLAAREAELRQLERQQQDLQKSSQDLIATLSKAQQDLQENMQTLAALTREKESIETQELIAATQKRDQAKAVLEQKREQANASAANAEAWVQEQTQLHHHIETLIKALEPQRAEQAGLREKTNQLDRQVQEQTEALRTTTAELNQQQIAAADITQRFAAATQQVQSMAQALAEVEQELQIQQETEKRLLAEQRDKQRALDKLEAQTQAVQEAQGTQASQVIMKMGLSGVCGLVAELGQVSSRYQLALETAAGGRLANIVVEDDAIAAAAIDILKQRRAGRATFLPLNKLKPPHIPNRATMRSMQGCIDYAINLIDFEDRYYDVFAYIFGTTVVFETLSDARRHIGQYRIVTLDGELLESSGAMTGGSSGARSSLRFGKGQAAESPEIAALKRRLQEIDQILGHCESSIAKATILQKDRTKFLSDARQQHAELKVKADQAKVELDRLEKQQIQLTQQLETNQKELAAAQVRLQVLESELPVQEANLARLRTTLAELEQSQSHSEWQQIQAGIRELETDLNQKEGDLRAIEQRSQDLETQRKLLQEKIEQGQLRIQESRTQQTLQLQQQSENTNQQTAVNTQITELKATLAELDKTLGEERYKRDAVDRQLRELQNRQQQHIWQRDQTLETQQSRRASLAEQQAALEAQRAELPDPVPEIPDNATRDLGQLQHELRSMQKRLQAMEPVNMLALEEYDRTQARLDELTEKLETLQEERTELLLRIENFTTLRQRAFMEAYEAVDLNFQKIFATLSDGDGRLQLEDPNDPFNGGLNLIAHPKGKPVQRLASMSGGEKSLTALSFIFALQRYRPSPFYAFDEVDMFLDGANVERLAKMIQQQAQQAQFIVVSLRRPMIERAQRTIGVTQARGAFTQVLGIKLPQSV, encoded by the coding sequence GTGTACGTTAAGCGTGTTGAACTAACAAATTTCAAGTCTTTTGGCGGCACAACGCCGATTCCGTTGCTGCCAGGGTTCACCGTGATCTCAGGTCCAAACGGATCAGGGAAGTCAAATCTACTGGATGCATTGCTCTTTTGCTTAGGGCTAGCAGGCTCAAAAGGGATGCGGGCTGAGCGATTGCCTGACCTGGTCAATCATGCACAGGCCACGAAAGGGCGAGCAACCGTCGAAGCGGCAGTGACAACAGTATTTGATCTATCAGATGAATTAGATCTGTTTAATGCTCTCAGCAATCCAGATGAAAGTAATATCGATGTTTCATTGAATGAGCCAAGTCAGAGTTCGGCAAATGGACATCATGAGAATGGTCATGTCTCTGCACCAGATGTCGTTTATGAATTAAACGGTTCTGAAAATGGTAATAGCAACGGTGAAATCAACGTAGAGTGGAAAGTGACTCGTAAATTGCGGGTAACACAGCAGGGAACGTATACGTCAAACTATTTCATCAATGATGAACCCTGTACGTTAACAGAACTGCATGAGCAGTTGAACCGGATGCGGATCTATCCTGAGGGATATAACGTTGTCTTACAAGGGGATGTAACTCGGATCATTTCGATGAACGGGCGAGAACGTCGTGAAATCATTGATGAATTGGCAGGAGTTGCTTCATTCGATCGCAAAATCAACCAAGCGAAAGACAAGCTCGATGCGGTAAAAGATCAAGAAGATAAATTTCACATTGTCGAGCGTGAATTGATCGAGCAGCGCGATCGCTTAGCTCAAGATCGGATCAAAGCCGAGAAATACAAAAAACTGCGCGCAGAACTGCAAGCGAAAGAGCAGTGGGAAGTCGTCATCCGTTACGAACAAGCCGCGCAAGGCGTTCGCAAATTACAAGAGCAAATTCAATCCGATGAAACAGCGATCGCTGATTTGACTGAACAGCTAGCAGCACTGCAACTTGAAATCAATCAAGTGACTGCTGAATTAGAGAAACTGAATGCACATGTGCGATCGCTCGGTGAAGAAGAACAAATCGCAGTGCAATCGACCCTCGCAGCGCGAGAAGCTGAACTGCGCCAGTTAGAACGTCAACAGCAAGACTTGCAGAAATCAAGCCAGGATTTGATTGCGACTTTATCCAAAGCGCAGCAAGACCTCCAGGAAAACATGCAAACCTTGGCAGCGCTGACCCGTGAGAAAGAATCCATCGAAACCCAAGAGCTGATTGCGGCAACTCAGAAGCGTGATCAAGCCAAGGCAGTACTTGAGCAGAAACGCGAACAGGCAAATGCTTCGGCTGCCAATGCAGAAGCTTGGGTACAAGAACAAACCCAATTGCACCATCACATTGAAACCTTGATCAAAGCTTTGGAGCCGCAACGGGCTGAACAAGCTGGATTGAGAGAAAAAACCAATCAACTCGATCGCCAAGTTCAAGAGCAAACAGAAGCCCTCAGAACAACTACAGCCGAATTGAATCAGCAGCAGATCGCAGCAGCAGATATCACTCAACGATTTGCAGCCGCGACGCAGCAAGTTCAATCGATGGCGCAAGCGCTCGCGGAAGTTGAACAAGAGTTGCAGATTCAACAAGAAACTGAGAAACGATTACTGGCTGAACAACGAGATAAGCAACGCGCCTTAGATAAATTAGAAGCCCAAACTCAAGCGGTGCAAGAAGCACAAGGCACTCAGGCTTCGCAAGTCATCATGAAAATGGGACTATCCGGAGTGTGTGGCTTAGTTGCAGAACTCGGACAGGTCAGCTCGCGCTATCAGCTTGCCTTAGAAACCGCTGCGGGTGGACGACTGGCAAATATTGTGGTCGAAGATGATGCGATCGCAGCAGCAGCCATTGATATTCTCAAACAGCGACGGGCTGGACGAGCCACATTCTTACCGCTCAATAAACTCAAGCCGCCTCATATTCCCAATCGTGCCACGATGCGATCGATGCAGGGCTGCATTGATTACGCGATTAATTTAATCGACTTCGAGGATCGCTATTACGACGTATTTGCTTACATCTTCGGTACAACTGTTGTCTTTGAGACACTCTCTGATGCGCGACGACATATCGGGCAATATCGGATTGTGACCTTAGATGGCGAATTACTCGAATCGAGTGGAGCAATGACCGGGGGAAGTAGCGGCGCTCGATCGTCGTTACGATTTGGCAAAGGTCAAGCCGCAGAATCACCGGAAATCGCAGCATTAAAGCGGCGACTGCAAGAAATCGATCAGATTTTGGGACATTGTGAAAGCTCGATCGCGAAAGCAACCATTCTTCAGAAAGACCGCACCAAATTTCTCAGCGATGCGCGTCAACAACACGCAGAATTGAAAGTCAAAGCGGATCAAGCCAAAGTCGAACTCGATCGCTTGGAAAAACAACAAATTCAACTCACCCAGCAGCTTGAAACCAATCAAAAAGAACTGGCAGCAGCGCAAGTTCGCTTACAAGTCTTAGAGTCGGAACTTCCAGTTCAAGAGGCGAATTTAGCCCGATTAAGAACGACCTTGGCGGAATTAGAGCAATCGCAGTCTCATAGCGAATGGCAGCAAATTCAAGCGGGCATTCGGGAATTAGAAACCGATCTGAACCAGAAAGAGGGAGATTTAAGAGCGATCGAACAACGCTCCCAAGATCTTGAAACTCAGAGAAAACTATTACAGGAAAAAATCGAGCAAGGACAACTCCGAATTCAGGAGTCTCGCACCCAGCAAACTCTACAATTGCAGCAGCAATCAGAAAATACAAATCAACAAACTGCCGTCAATACCCAGATCACCGAACTCAAAGCCACACTTGCTGAACTCGATAAAACCTTAGGCGAAGAACGATACAAACGCGATGCAGTCGATCGACAGCTCCGCGAACTTCAGAATCGCCAGCAGCAGCACATTTGGCAACGTGATCAAACGCTAGAAACTCAGCAATCTCGTCGAGCTAGCCTCGCTGAACAGCAAGCAGCCCTCGAAGCCCAACGCGCCGAACTGCCTGATCCGGTTCCTGAAATTCCCGACAATGCCACTCGCGATCTCGGACAACTTCAGCACGAACTCCGTTCGATGCAAAAACGCCTTCAGGCAATGGAACCTGTGAATATGTTGGCGTTAGAAGAATACGATCGCACCCAAGCCCGGTTAGACGAACTCACCGAAAAACTCGAAACGTTACAAGAAGAACGTACTGAGTTGCTGTTAAGAATTGAGAACTTTACCACTCTGCGACAGCGTGCCTTCATGGAAGCCTATGAAGCGGTTGATTTGAACTTCCAGAAGATCTTTGCCACCTTATCGGATGGCGACGGACGCTTACAGCTTGAAGATCCAAACGATCCATTTAACGGCGGATTGAACCTGATCGCTCACCCGAAAGGCAAACCTGTGCAACGGCTTGCCTCCATGTCTGGGGGTGAAAAATCTTTGACTGCTCTGAGTTTCATTTTCGCCCTTCAGCGGTATCGTCCCTCCCCGTTCTACGCGTTTGACGAGGTTGATATGTTCCTAGACGGAGCAAACGTCGAGCGATTAGCTAAAATGATTCAGCAGCAGGCGCAACAAGCTCAATTTATTGTCGTGAGTTTGCGTCGTCCGATGATCGAACGCGCTCAGCGAACGATCGGGGTTACTCAAGCACGAGGAGCCTTTACCCAAGTCCTGGGTATCAAACTTCCTCAAAGTGTTTAA
- a CDS encoding methylmalonic aciduria and homocystinuria type D protein, protein MQYSVHPPSEFICQHSEKLLPDWSDPIRSIVVVLQPADRELTEHCPEADHQKQVLRSQFLSFGLKVTEMLRQQGHLADLFDPKTGLPILSESGSLRLDDVAVVRSTLGYATKAIGNCFTVIHPRWGSAVYPSILMSSASRELVESIVAGLLECHHSLRG, encoded by the coding sequence ATGCAATATTCTGTCCATCCACCGAGCGAATTTATTTGTCAGCATTCTGAGAAGTTATTGCCAGATTGGTCTGACCCAATTCGCTCGATCGTGGTGGTTCTACAGCCTGCCGATCGCGAGTTAACAGAACACTGCCCGGAAGCGGATCATCAAAAGCAAGTGTTGCGATCGCAGTTTCTCTCTTTTGGTTTGAAAGTGACAGAAATGCTCCGCCAACAAGGGCACTTAGCGGATTTGTTTGATCCGAAAACGGGGTTGCCGATTTTGTCAGAATCCGGGTCTTTGCGGCTCGATGATGTGGCGGTTGTGCGATCGACATTAGGATATGCAACAAAAGCGATCGGCAATTGCTTCACCGTGATTCATCCCCGCTGGGGCAGTGCCGTTTATCCTTCGATTTTGATGTCTTCTGCAAGTCGAGAATTAGTTGAATCGATCGTCGCAGGTTTGCTGGAATGCCACCATTCTTTGAGAGGCTGA
- a CDS encoding DNA-methyltransferase: protein MPQFESAIDHLKSLDHTVTHSGKEISSPKLFYTHDNGQLWLGDAVEWLKSLPSESIDLVFADPPYNLKKAEWDSFESQKLYLEWSLQWIEQVARILKPTGTFYICGFSEILADLKLPASQFFQGCRWLIWHYKNKANLSNDWGRSHESILHFRKSRKFTLSIENIRTRYGEHTLKYPEHPQAETSQYGKGKKVTKLWQPHPKGAKPRDVIEVPTTCNGMNEKTPHPTQKPEELVRKFVLASSQRGDRILDPFLGSGTTAVVAEQLGRNWLGCDRHAEYLSWAIPRIESAKKQSDEAWFWEDRNREERRSKNRETS, encoded by the coding sequence ATGCCGCAGTTTGAATCGGCTATTGATCATCTTAAATCGCTTGATCATACAGTGACCCATTCAGGAAAAGAAATATCATCTCCTAAACTTTTCTACACCCATGATAACGGTCAGCTTTGGCTCGGCGATGCGGTTGAATGGCTGAAATCACTACCTTCTGAGTCGATCGATTTAGTGTTTGCCGATCCGCCTTACAATCTTAAAAAAGCAGAATGGGACAGTTTTGAATCTCAGAAATTGTATCTCGAATGGTCACTGCAATGGATTGAACAAGTCGCCCGAATTCTCAAGCCGACAGGAACGTTTTATATTTGTGGCTTTTCTGAAATATTGGCTGATCTAAAACTACCCGCCTCGCAATTTTTTCAAGGATGCCGTTGGCTGATTTGGCACTACAAAAATAAAGCGAACTTATCAAATGATTGGGGTCGATCGCATGAAAGCATTTTGCATTTTCGCAAATCAAGAAAATTCACCCTATCGATTGAGAACATCCGCACTCGTTACGGCGAACACACCCTGAAATATCCCGAACATCCTCAAGCCGAAACTAGCCAATACGGCAAAGGTAAAAAAGTAACAAAGCTGTGGCAGCCTCACCCAAAAGGTGCAAAACCGCGAGATGTAATTGAAGTGCCAACGACCTGCAATGGCATGAACGAAAAAACACCTCATCCCACTCAAAAACCCGAAGAATTGGTAAGAAAATTCGTCTTGGCTTCTTCTCAAAGAGGCGATCGCATTCTCGATCCGTTCCTGGGTTCCGGCACAACTGCAGTCGTTGCCGAACAACTCGGACGGAACTGGCTCGGTTGCGATCGACACGCAGAATACTTAAGTTGGGCGATCCCCAGAATCGAATCGGCTAAAAAACAATCCGATGAAGCATGGTTTTGGGAAGACCGCAATCGCGAAGAACGACGTTCAAAAAATCGCGAAACATCATAA
- a CDS encoding F420-0:Gamma-glutamyl ligase, whose translation MVILIGILAGLVGFVLLVLLLLEAQYWQRPSNTLEMTSGKWELAVYEPQRYVLVGQIELTNLTRRLEVMAPTVHAEVQLLSSGSLEGIQVKTRIIPRFQGAEPRNDGYWEAHIIKSMGHDPIEVIVEIEGANLSELKVAWIQLHYVSYGSRGRFPKIRHVIVPLKFPAVEDSKRWRPAQNADVLPIKTHLLTHLDDPVSVVKRYVMPHAQPGDIVTIGESPIAIMQGRYRHPSEIKPGWLATRLSYMFHPTSSLATACGLQSLIDIEGEARVLFAFIVGSIAKIFGVKGMFYRLAGEQARLIDDVTGTIPPYDQFIVMGPENSQELCDRIQRETGLSAAIVDVNDLKRVKILAASSGVSTSLLHQALISNPAGNANEQTPVVLIRPTDTFTERATVGLQSAK comes from the coding sequence GTGGTTATTCTAATTGGCATTCTCGCTGGTCTTGTCGGATTCGTTCTGCTCGTCTTGTTGCTGCTCGAAGCTCAATATTGGCAGCGTCCAAGCAATACACTGGAGATGACCTCAGGCAAATGGGAACTCGCAGTCTACGAACCCCAGCGATACGTTCTAGTCGGTCAGATCGAATTGACCAATTTAACGCGCCGTTTAGAAGTCATGGCTCCTACGGTTCATGCAGAAGTTCAACTCCTTTCTTCGGGGAGCCTAGAGGGGATTCAAGTCAAAACTCGGATCATTCCCCGCTTCCAAGGCGCAGAACCTCGCAATGATGGCTATTGGGAAGCCCACATCATTAAGAGTATGGGACATGACCCAATCGAAGTGATTGTCGAAATCGAAGGCGCCAACCTCAGCGAATTAAAAGTCGCTTGGATTCAACTGCATTACGTTTCCTATGGCTCTCGAGGTCGATTCCCCAAAATTCGCCATGTCATCGTGCCCCTGAAGTTCCCGGCAGTCGAAGACTCAAAACGCTGGCGACCCGCACAAAATGCTGATGTGTTGCCGATTAAGACCCATTTGCTGACGCACTTAGATGATCCCGTGAGTGTCGTGAAACGGTATGTCATGCCTCATGCTCAACCCGGGGATATTGTGACGATCGGTGAATCTCCGATCGCGATTATGCAAGGTCGTTACCGCCATCCCAGCGAGATCAAACCCGGTTGGTTAGCAACTCGGCTGTCTTACATGTTCCATCCGACCTCCAGTTTGGCGACTGCTTGCGGACTGCAATCGCTGATTGATATCGAAGGCGAAGCACGGGTACTGTTTGCATTTATTGTTGGCTCGATCGCGAAAATTTTTGGGGTGAAAGGCATGTTCTACCGCCTCGCAGGTGAACAAGCGCGATTGATCGATGACGTGACTGGAACAATTCCGCCCTATGACCAATTTATCGTCATGGGTCCTGAAAACTCTCAGGAATTATGCGATCGCATTCAACGAGAAACTGGGCTATCTGCGGCAATTGTGGATGTGAACGACTTGAAACGAGTTAAAATATTAGCAGCATCGTCAGGCGTATCTACGTCCTTGCTGCATCAAGCTCTCATCAGCAATCCTGCTGGGAATGCCAACGAACAGACTCCTGTAGTTCTGATTCGTCCGACCGATACCTTTACAGAACGCGCTACTGTTGGGCTGCAATCGGCAAAATAA
- a CDS encoding CoA-acylating methylmalonate-semialdehyde dehydrogenase: MTHSSIVQNYINGEWSIPETETYLEVRNPATIEVLSKVPLSPAREVDRAAQAAQTAFQTWRRTPATERVQYLFKLKALLEEHFEDIAQTITLECGKTLAESKGEMRRAIENVEVACGIPILMQGYNSEDIARGIDEHMIRQPLGVTAVITPFNFPGMIPFWFMPYAIACGNTCIIKPSERVPLTMQRIFTLLEQTGLPKGVVNLVNGAKEVVDALLDHAAIRSISFVGSTGVAKYVYSRAAANGKRAQCQGGAKNPVIVLPDADIAMTTKIMADSAFGCAGQRCLAASIAITVGSAKSTFTDAIAEAATSRQVGFGLDSGVQMGPVITHQSKTRIETIIQQAETEGATVLVDGRAPKISGYEQGHFVRPTILQNIDPAGEIAKTEIFGPVLSLIHLDSIDDAIALINQSQYGNMASLFTSSGAAARKFRYEAEAGNIGINIGVAAPMAFFPFSGWKESFFGDLHGQGWQAIEFFTQTKVIVERWHDWTRQF, translated from the coding sequence ATGACGCACTCTTCGATCGTTCAAAACTACATCAATGGCGAATGGTCTATTCCCGAAACTGAAACTTATTTAGAAGTCAGAAATCCAGCCACGATCGAAGTTTTAAGTAAAGTTCCGCTCTCGCCTGCGCGTGAAGTCGATCGAGCCGCTCAAGCTGCTCAAACTGCATTTCAAACCTGGCGACGCACGCCCGCGACTGAACGCGTGCAGTATTTATTCAAGCTCAAGGCATTGCTCGAGGAGCATTTCGAGGACATTGCCCAGACGATTACACTCGAATGTGGCAAGACGCTTGCAGAATCCAAAGGCGAAATGAGACGCGCGATCGAGAATGTCGAGGTTGCCTGTGGAATTCCCATCTTAATGCAGGGCTATAACTCAGAAGACATTGCGCGTGGCATTGATGAACATATGATTCGCCAACCGCTGGGAGTCACCGCAGTCATTACACCGTTTAACTTTCCAGGTATGATTCCATTTTGGTTTATGCCTTACGCGATCGCGTGTGGCAACACCTGCATTATTAAGCCGTCTGAACGGGTGCCTCTGACCATGCAGCGCATCTTTACTTTGCTCGAACAAACAGGCTTACCCAAAGGCGTGGTCAATCTGGTCAATGGAGCGAAAGAAGTGGTCGATGCTTTGCTGGATCATGCCGCAATTCGATCGATTAGCTTTGTCGGATCGACGGGAGTCGCGAAATATGTCTATAGTCGGGCAGCCGCAAATGGGAAAAGGGCACAGTGCCAAGGTGGCGCGAAAAATCCCGTCATTGTGCTACCGGATGCAGATATTGCGATGACAACGAAAATTATGGCAGATAGTGCTTTTGGATGTGCAGGACAACGATGTTTAGCTGCTTCAATTGCCATTACAGTTGGCAGTGCAAAATCTACTTTTACAGATGCAATCGCTGAAGCTGCAACCTCGCGCCAAGTTGGGTTTGGACTAGATTCCGGGGTACAAATGGGACCTGTGATCACTCATCAAAGTAAGACCCGAATTGAAACTATCATTCAACAAGCAGAAACAGAAGGTGCAACTGTTTTAGTCGATGGTCGAGCACCCAAAATTTCTGGATATGAGCAAGGTCACTTTGTTCGACCAACCATTTTGCAGAACATTGATCCGGCAGGTGAAATTGCTAAAACTGAGATTTTTGGACCAGTGCTGAGCTTGATTCATCTCGATTCAATTGATGACGCGATCGCCCTGATCAATCAAAGCCAATACGGAAACATGGCTTCCCTGTTTACTTCTAGTGGAGCTGCAGCCCGAAAATTCCGCTACGAAGCTGAAGCGGGGAATATCGGAATTAATATTGGAGTTGCAGCACCGATGGCATTCTTCCCGTTTAGTGGTTGGAAAGAAAGCTTTTTTGGGGATTTGCATGGTCAAGGATGGCAAGCGATCGAATTCTTCACCCAGACGAAAGTGATTGTCGAACGCTGGCATGACTGGACACGACAGTTTTAA
- a CDS encoding PRC-barrel domain-containing protein has protein sequence MTEEFRQRSDILGTQVITRTTGKRLGVVSQLWVDIDSQAVVALSLRPNLFYGTAQPMMLDSIRQIGDVILVDDEDVIEDVDLEGYSNLIGYEVITETGELLGKVRGFRFDIDSGRLDALTIASIGLPLIPDQVVSTYELSIDEIVSSGPDRLIVVEGSEDRMNQLSVGVLERLGIGRAPWEKDEPQYLAPARPENQLPSGQPTQVNVQPRIQQPVEETWSDDDLGYDDEPRYREPIPIERNQEPPRQQYREAQAYPPPEAYEEDEEDELDNWGSLATVDDEEDNLDTKSTWVDEEEEEAIVVDYTPVVDTEPGTQPTPDSFEPGNLDEDPWAEQPQAEAEEDEDTLEVPAEDTEDESERIPLNIPEKPKQKQPEYEEEGY, from the coding sequence ATGACAGAAGAATTTCGCCAACGCTCCGACATACTTGGAACTCAGGTGATTACACGCACCACAGGCAAACGGCTTGGCGTGGTGAGTCAGCTTTGGGTGGACATTGACAGCCAAGCGGTTGTTGCCCTCAGTTTGCGCCCGAATCTGTTCTACGGCACTGCTCAACCGATGATGCTCGATAGCATTCGCCAGATTGGGGATGTGATCTTAGTCGATGACGAAGATGTGATCGAAGATGTCGATCTTGAAGGCTACAGCAATTTGATCGGATACGAAGTCATTACTGAAACGGGTGAACTGCTTGGAAAAGTTCGAGGCTTCCGATTTGATATCGATAGCGGCAGATTAGATGCATTAACGATCGCATCAATTGGACTGCCACTCATTCCCGATCAAGTTGTTAGCACCTACGAACTCTCGATCGATGAAATCGTCAGCAGTGGTCCCGATCGCCTCATCGTCGTCGAAGGCTCGGAAGACCGCATGAATCAACTCAGCGTCGGCGTGCTTGAACGTCTCGGCATTGGTCGTGCCCCCTGGGAAAAAGACGAACCGCAATATTTGGCTCCAGCCCGTCCTGAAAATCAGCTTCCTTCGGGTCAGCCGACTCAAGTAAATGTGCAGCCACGCATTCAACAACCCGTTGAAGAAACCTGGAGCGATGACGATTTGGGCTATGACGACGAGCCGCGTTATCGTGAACCGATTCCGATCGAGCGAAATCAAGAACCTCCGCGTCAGCAATATCGCGAAGCGCAAGCCTATCCACCGCCAGAAGCGTACGAAGAAGACGAAGAAGACGAATTGGATAACTGGGGCAGTTTGGCAACCGTCGATGATGAAGAGGATAATCTCGACACCAAATCAACCTGGGTAGACGAAGAGGAAGAAGAAGCGATCGTTGTAGATTACACCCCGGTCGTGGATACAGAACCGGGAACTCAACCTACTCCAGACAGCTTTGAACCCGGCAATCTCGATGAAGATCCTTGGGCAGAACAGCCTCAAGCTGAAGCCGAAGAGGATGAAGACACGCTAGAAGTCCCGGCTGAAGACACAGAGGATGAATCTGAACGGATTCCGCTCAACATTCCTGAGAAGCCGAAACAAAAACAACCCGAATATGAAGAGGAAGGCTACTAA
- a CDS encoding FHA domain-containing protein — translation MIKAFHSPDDRHSAISAVTNQSPDALASFWEELEEQLDEENPEEQQIAKSPTLTIDLEEAKSAIESPVTPEAKPRYIQGVVSGQQAWLVTNLLRSESMSLKQPQMVWTIGRNRSAALPLQDRKLSRRHAVILYVVNEGFYFVDLNSMNGSYINGTRVQQRQRLQDGDCLCVGSTRFFFFTSVQERASEALHPEVLARLNDAESRNREFIDFSELQEEISFNVPQ, via the coding sequence ATGATAAAAGCATTTCATAGCCCAGACGATCGCCATTCTGCGATTTCTGCTGTCACAAATCAATCTCCGGATGCCCTCGCATCCTTCTGGGAAGAACTGGAAGAACAGCTAGATGAGGAAAACCCTGAAGAACAGCAAATCGCCAAAAGCCCAACGTTGACGATCGATCTTGAAGAAGCGAAATCCGCGATCGAGTCTCCGGTCACTCCAGAAGCGAAACCTCGCTATATTCAAGGTGTTGTGTCGGGTCAACAGGCATGGCTCGTCACCAATTTGCTGAGAAGTGAATCGATGAGTCTTAAACAACCGCAAATGGTTTGGACAATTGGACGCAATCGATCGGCAGCATTGCCCCTACAGGATCGTAAGCTTTCTCGTCGTCATGCTGTGATTCTCTATGTTGTGAATGAAGGCTTCTACTTCGTTGATCTCAATAGCATGAATGGCTCGTACATCAACGGAACAAGAGTTCAACAGCGCCAGCGCCTTCAGGATGGGGATTGCCTCTGCGTCGGTAGTACTCGCTTTTTCTTCTTTACAAGCGTGCAAGAACGCGCGTCAGAAGCCCTGCATCCTGAAGTATTAGCCCGTCTGAATGATGCAGAATCCCGGAATAGAGAGTTTATTGACTTTTCAGAGTTGCAGGAAGAGATCTCCTTCAACGTGCCTCAATAG